The genomic DNA TTTAGGAATATTAATCCTGCTGCCTGGATTCTGGAAAAGGAAGCCCATATCGCTAGAAGGAGCAAGTATTCCAACTCCCAAACAGCACTCACGAATAGAACATATCATTTGACTGGGTATGAGCCTAGCAAAGTTACTTATATTTTCACTCTGTTCGCTGAAAATCGATCGGGGATCGCTCAGCAGAACTCGACGCCTTACCTTTTGAGTTATAGCAGTTTAACAGGGCACCCTGCACCCAGTATGCCCCGTTCTTATATTGCAACTGTAAGGAATAGCAAGGTTTTAGGAGGCGATCGGACTCCAACCCACGTAGGGCAGATTAGCTGCGGTCTGACGAATGCGATCGGCTTGCGCCACGAGCTGACCACAGGCATCCCAGGTGCCGCTAAGGAACATACTGCGGGGTCCGGCTCCCATTTGTACAGGAGCAACAAAGTCATCGACGCGCACTTCCATTGCCTCCAGGTCTACCGTCACCACTGCCTGGGGATTTGCCGCCACCCGCTGCTGAAGCTCAGTTACGACTGCCGGATCTGCCGTCACACAGGGAATGCCCAGCGCTACACAGTTCCCAAAGAAAATCTCGGCAAAGCTTTCGCCAACGATCGCCCGGATGCCCCACTTGGAGATTGCCTGGGGTGCGTGTTCGCGGGAAGACCCACAGCCGAAATTCCGGTTAGCAATTAGCACCGTTGCTCCCTGGTACTGGGGGAGGTCAAAGGGATGCTGTCCCTGCATTTGGGTGCGATCGTCTGCAAACACCTGTGCCCCCAGACCGTCGAACGTGACGCACTTGAGGAAACGGGCAGGGATGATGCGATCGGTGTCGATATCGTTGCCGATGAGGGGGACGGCGCGACCGGAGTGGGTTTGGATTTGGCTCATTGTTTTTATTCCTTTGAGGGTGAGTGGATGAGTATTACAGCAGTTCTCGCACGTCAGTCACTTTGCCAGTCACGGCTGCTGCTGCCACCATTGCCGGACTCATCAGCAGGGTACGACCGGACGCAGAGCCTTGCCGTCCTTTGAAGTTGCGGTTTGAGGAGGAGGCGCTGATCTGGTTGCCGACGAGCTTATCGGGATTCATTGCCAGACACATGGAGCAACCCGGTTCCCGCCACTCGAAGCCTGCCGCCTCAAAGATTTTGTCCAGTCCTTCCGCCTCTGCCTGCTGTTTCACCTGCTCGGAGCCGGGGACAACAAACGCCTTTATGCCCTCCGCCACGTAGCGACCTTTGGCAATTTTTGCCGCTTCGCGCAGATCGCTCAACCGTCCGTTGGTGCAGCTTCCGATAAAGCAAACGTCGATCGCCGTACCCTGAATCGGCTGTCCGGGCTGGAGACTCATATAAGTGTATGCTTCCTGCGCCAGTGCCCGATCCTCGTCGGAGAGTTCTTCCTGAGTAGGAACGGTTTGATTTACGCCAATGCCCTGACCGGGGGTAATGCCCCAAGTAATAGTGGGCGGAATCTCGGCGGCATTGAACTTCACAACATTATCGTATTCGGCATCGGCATCGCTGCGGAGGGAATTCCACCAGTCGATCGCCTTGTCCCAGTCTGCCCCCTTTGGCGCAAAATTACGGTCTTTCAGGTAGTCATACGTCACCTGATCCGGATTGACGTAGCCGCAACGTGCCCCACCCTCGATCGCCATATTACAGACGGTCATGCGTTCTTCCATACTCATCTGCTCAAACGTGGTTCCGGCAAATTCGTAGGCGTAGCCCACACCGCCCGTTACACCCAGCGTGCGAATAATGTGAAGGATTACGTCTTTGGCATAGACTCCGGTGGGCAGGGTTCCATTCACCTCAATCCGGCGGACTTTCAGCTTGGCGAGTGCCAGGGTTTGCGAGGCGAGAACATCCCGCACCTGACTGGTTCCAATCCCAAAGGCGATCGCGCCAAATGCCCCATGCGTCGATGTGTGGCTATCTCCGCAGGCGATCGTCATTCCCGGCTGAGTGAGTCCCTGTTCGGGGGCAATAACGTGAACAATGCCCTGTCCGCCAGAGCCGATGTTATAGAAGCGGATGTTATTTTCCTTGCAATTCTTCTCTAGCTCCTGCATCATTTCCTCCGCCAGCGGATCGACAAAGGGACGCGCCTGGCTGGTGGTCGGCACAATATGGTCTACTGTGGCAACCGTGCGATCGGGAAACAGGACTTTTAAGCCGCGATCGCCATCGAAAACGCCTTCGGACCAGAGTAGGGGGGACGATCGCGAATGTCCAATATATTTTTAG from Leptolyngbya ohadii IS1 includes the following:
- the leuD gene encoding 3-isopropylmalate dehydratase small subunit, which produces MSQIQTHSGRAVPLIGNDIDTDRIIPARFLKCVTFDGLGAQVFADDRTQMQGQHPFDLPQYQGATVLIANRNFGCGSSREHAPQAISKWGIRAIVGESFAEIFFGNCVALGIPCVTADPAVVTELQQRVAANPQAVVTVDLEAMEVRVDDFVAPVQMGAGPRSMFLSGTWDACGQLVAQADRIRQTAANLPYVGWSPIAS
- the leuC gene encoding 3-isopropylmalate dehydratase large subunit, with product MGHSRSSPLLWSEGVFDGDRGLKVLFPDRTVATVDHIVPTTSQARPFVDPLAEEMMQELEKNCKENNIRFYNIGSGGQGIVHVIAPEQGLTQPGMTIACGDSHTSTHGAFGAIAFGIGTSQVRDVLASQTLALAKLKVRRIEVNGTLPTGVYAKDVILHIIRTLGVTGGVGYAYEFAGTTFEQMSMEERMTVCNMAIEGGARCGYVNPDQVTYDYLKDRNFAPKGADWDKAIDWWNSLRSDADAEYDNVVKFNAAEIPPTITWGITPGQGIGVNQTVPTQEELSDEDRALAQEAYTYMSLQPGQPIQGTAIDVCFIGSCTNGRLSDLREAAKIAKGRYVAEGIKAFVVPGSEQVKQQAEAEGLDKIFEAAGFEWREPGCSMCLAMNPDKLVGNQISASSSNRNFKGRQGSASGRTLLMSPAMVAAAAVTGKVTDVRELL